From a single Anaerolineales bacterium genomic region:
- a CDS encoding helicase C-terminal domain-containing protein, with product MVTIVSLDIETTGLDENREAIIEIAAVKFNGRRVEDEFTTLINPGKPIPDFITGLTGIDNAMVRNAPRLRDIAHELTAFVGDAPILGHNVKFDIGFLRKAGLFEYQQTLDTYELASVLLPTASRYNLGALGQQLGIPLPATHRALDDARVTHACYVRLLDMAGELPFDTLQEIVELGNFVDWDAGWVFEQALHARVKEGIKSKQTKHASSKPVLGQKPQNDSPPVQRTEEPIPLDPEEVASILEYGGLFSQYFDSYEHRTEQVEMLKAVTDALSYGKHLMVEAGTGVGKSFAYLVPAALFAYNNNTRVVVSTNTINLQDQLIKKDIPDLQAALNLGVRAAVLKGRGNYLCPRKVGFMRSHGPTNANEMRVLAKIIVWSLENTSGDRNELNLTGPIEREVWGRLSAEDDTCTTETCLGRMGGACPFYRAKQAAQNSHLLIVNHALLLSDVSTGSKVLPEYDYVIIDEAHHMETAVTNALSFRMTQNDLDRMLKELGGSSAGVLGRMLTDTHDALRPSDFGLLQQKSKRATDQAFRLEQLSKEFFSYLGEFIAAQREGQQQNNYSWQMRITPSARTLQGWDDLEMLWGQVSETMSHLLKTLDEIYKSLGELYSDGHENMEDVMGSIGTLVRRMTEAEAAASGMMHKPSNELIYWIEVNPRGERLSLNAAPLRVGPLVQKHLWFEKASVVMASATMTTHGDFAYVRRTLDADEVDVLSLGSPFDYESSTLLYVANDMPEPNNFNYQQALDRAIISTAKATGGRMLVLFTSYSALKKTAQAITGPLAREDIFVYEQGEGASPNALLESFKSTDRAVLLGTRSFWEGVDVPGDALSVVVITKLPFDVPSDPIISARSELYEDSFNEYYLPEAILKFRQGFGRLIRTASDRGVVAILDRRVLTKQYGRMFLESLPPCTARQGPVGGLAKMAGDWLGM from the coding sequence ATGGTCACCATCGTATCCCTCGACATCGAAACCACGGGCTTGGACGAAAACCGTGAAGCCATCATCGAGATCGCCGCGGTCAAATTCAACGGGCGGCGCGTAGAAGATGAATTCACCACACTTATTAACCCCGGCAAGCCCATCCCCGATTTCATCACAGGTCTGACCGGCATCGACAACGCGATGGTGCGCAATGCGCCGCGCCTGCGCGACATTGCCCACGAACTGACCGCCTTCGTCGGCGATGCGCCCATTCTCGGTCACAATGTCAAATTCGACATCGGCTTTCTGCGCAAGGCGGGTCTCTTCGAATACCAGCAAACGCTCGACACCTACGAACTCGCCTCCGTCCTGCTGCCCACCGCCAGCCGTTACAACCTCGGCGCGCTCGGTCAGCAGCTCGGCATTCCCCTCCCCGCCACCCACCGCGCCCTCGACGACGCCCGCGTCACACACGCCTGTTACGTGCGCCTGCTCGACATGGCGGGTGAACTTCCATTCGACACCCTGCAAGAGATCGTCGAACTCGGCAACTTCGTGGATTGGGATGCGGGCTGGGTCTTCGAGCAAGCCTTGCACGCCCGTGTGAAAGAGGGCATCAAATCCAAGCAAACCAAACACGCTTCATCCAAGCCTGTGCTTGGTCAGAAACCCCAAAACGACTCTCCGCCCGTACAGCGTACTGAAGAACCGATTCCGCTCGACCCTGAAGAGGTCGCTTCCATTTTGGAATACGGCGGATTATTCTCGCAATACTTCGATTCCTACGAACACCGCACCGAGCAAGTGGAAATGCTCAAGGCAGTGACAGACGCGCTTTCCTACGGCAAACACTTGATGGTGGAAGCGGGCACGGGCGTCGGGAAAAGTTTTGCATACCTTGTGCCTGCGGCGTTGTTCGCATACAACAACAATACGCGCGTAGTCGTCTCTACGAACACCATCAACCTGCAAGACCAATTGATAAAGAAAGATATTCCCGACCTGCAAGCCGCGCTCAATTTGGGCGTGCGCGCCGCCGTATTGAAGGGACGCGGCAATTACCTGTGTCCGCGCAAGGTGGGATTCATGCGCTCGCATGGACCCACCAACGCCAACGAGATGCGCGTGCTGGCGAAGATCATCGTCTGGAGTTTGGAGAACACCAGCGGCGATAGAAACGAACTAAACCTGACAGGTCCCATCGAGCGCGAGGTGTGGGGCAGGCTGTCAGCGGAGGACGATACCTGTACCACAGAAACCTGCCTCGGGCGGATGGGAGGCGCATGTCCGTTCTATCGCGCAAAGCAGGCGGCGCAGAATTCCCATCTATTGATCGTCAACCACGCCCTGCTCCTCTCCGATGTTTCGACGGGCAGTAAAGTCCTGCCCGAATACGATTACGTCATCATCGATGAGGCGCACCACATGGAAACGGCGGTGACGAACGCGCTGTCGTTCCGCATGACGCAGAACGACCTCGACCGCATGTTGAAGGAATTGGGCGGTTCGTCGGCGGGCGTGCTGGGCAGGATGCTGACCGATACGCACGATGCGCTGCGCCCGTCCGATTTTGGCTTGCTGCAACAAAAATCGAAACGCGCCACCGACCAGGCATTTCGGCTCGAACAACTTTCGAAGGAATTTTTCAGTTATCTGGGCGAGTTCATTGCCGCACAGCGCGAGGGACAACAGCAGAACAATTACTCGTGGCAGATGCGCATCACGCCATCTGCGCGGACATTGCAAGGCTGGGACGATCTCGAAATGCTGTGGGGGCAGGTCAGCGAGACGATGAGCCATCTGCTGAAAACGCTCGATGAAATTTACAAGTCGCTGGGCGAGTTGTACAGTGACGGGCACGAGAACATGGAAGATGTGATGGGCAGTATCGGCACGCTCGTCCGCCGCATGACCGAAGCGGAAGCCGCCGCATCGGGGATGATGCACAAACCGTCCAACGAGTTGATCTACTGGATCGAAGTCAACCCGCGCGGTGAACGGTTATCGCTCAACGCCGCCCCCCTGCGGGTGGGACCGCTGGTGCAGAAGCATTTATGGTTCGAGAAAGCCAGCGTCGTGATGGCGTCCGCCACGATGACCACGCATGGCGACTTCGCCTACGTCCGCCGTACACTCGACGCCGATGAAGTAGATGTGCTTTCGCTCGGCTCGCCGTTCGATTATGAATCCAGCACATTGCTCTACGTCGCCAACGACATGCCCGAGCCGAACAATTTCAACTATCAGCAGGCGCTCGACCGCGCGATCATCTCCACTGCCAAAGCCACAGGCGGGCGGATGCTGGTGCTGTTCACGTCCTATTCCGCGTTGAAAAAGACCGCCCAAGCCATCACGGGTCCGCTGGCGCGCGAGGATATCTTCGTCTATGAACAGGGCGAAGGCGCGTCACCGAATGCGTTACTCGAATCGTTCAAATCCACTGACCGCGCGGTGTTGCTCGGCACGCGTTCGTTCTGGGAAGGCGTGGATGTGCCCGGCGATGCGTTATCCGTGGTCGTCATCACCAAACTGCCTTTTGACGTGCCGTCCGACCCGATCATCTCGGCGCGTTCTGAACTATATGAAGACTCGTTCAACGAATATTATCTACCCGAAGCGATACTCAAATTCCGCCAGGGATTTGGTCGTCTGATCCGCACCGCATCGGACCGGGGCGTGGTCGCCATCCTTGACCGCCGCGTGCTAACCAAACAATACGGGCGGATGTTCCTTGAGTCCCTGCCGCCGTGTACGGCGCGGCAAGGTCCAGTGGGAGGATTGGCGAAGATGGCAGGCGATTGGCTGGGGATGTAA
- a CDS encoding arylamine N-acetyltransferase — MNIKDYLIRLSYSKSVQTDSATLHALQLAHMRTIPFENLDIGLGRKIQLDLPSLWQKIIVDRRGGFCYELNGLFAWLLQEIGFEVTYLNARDYHEETDTFGIDFDHLTLLVKAPHESTRWLVDVGWGDTFIQPLDIDDPNEQVQGLRGYWVKPFKEGYIIWQRNYDGSQERHYFFDLIPHKFPDEYLDTCEYHQTSPKSIFTQRRIMSRLTEDGRISLERDALIVTANGKQTITEVSEEQWKSLLKEHFGIKL, encoded by the coding sequence ATGAACATCAAGGATTACCTTATCCGCCTGAGTTATTCAAAATCAGTGCAAACAGACTCCGCCACCCTGCACGCGCTGCAACTCGCGCACATGCGGACGATTCCCTTCGAAAATCTGGACATTGGGCTGGGACGCAAGATTCAACTCGACCTGCCGAGCCTGTGGCAGAAGATCATCGTGGACAGGCGCGGGGGATTTTGCTATGAGTTGAACGGTCTCTTTGCGTGGTTGCTGCAGGAGATCGGCTTCGAGGTCACCTACCTGAACGCGCGCGATTACCACGAAGAGACCGATACTTTTGGGATTGACTTCGATCACCTGACCCTGCTGGTCAAGGCGCCGCATGAGTCCACGCGCTGGCTGGTGGATGTCGGCTGGGGCGACACGTTTATCCAACCGCTGGATATTGACGACCCGAACGAACAGGTGCAGGGACTGCGCGGCTATTGGGTCAAGCCGTTCAAAGAGGGTTACATCATCTGGCAGAGGAATTACGACGGCTCACAGGAACGTCACTACTTCTTTGATCTCATCCCGCACAAATTCCCTGATGAATATTTGGACACCTGCGAATATCACCAAACATCGCCGAAGTCCATTTTCACGCAAAGGCGCATCATGTCGCGCCTGACCGAAGACGGGCGGATATCTCTGGAAAGAGACGCGCTGATCGTCACCGCGAACGGCAAACAAACCATCACCGAAGTTTCAGAAGAACAGTGGAAGTCCCTGCTCAAAGAGCATTTTGGGATTAAGTTGTAG
- a CDS encoding carotenoid biosynthesis protein: MPNAYFITFELIIYLQFALCLNHALKHGTASLLKLGFGILFGVTLELATIRQLNAYEYGQFLLMVLDVPLCIGVAWSCIIYAVMEFSDASSIPYFLRPVLDGLLALNIDLALDAVAIRFGFWDWGQGLDFQYFGVPFANFWAWFWVVFSFSLGYRLLARNPGWTGKWLSAPLAFLTGLFGVLGTNALIVFVVPAGIRNEVIGVTLTLALVLSLLLRPKFYLRPVAPLAFWIPFITHAYILVAGVISGLIFQPIFLLIVGSVMLAVSLALHWKSARQVFPFGE; encoded by the coding sequence ATGCCCAACGCGTATTTCATCACCTTCGAACTCATCATCTACCTTCAATTTGCGCTTTGCCTGAACCACGCGCTAAAACACGGCACAGCCAGCCTGCTCAAACTCGGCTTTGGGATTCTCTTCGGCGTGACCCTCGAATTGGCGACCATCCGCCAGTTGAACGCCTACGAGTACGGTCAATTTCTGCTGATGGTGCTGGATGTCCCGCTTTGCATCGGCGTGGCTTGGAGCTGCATCATCTATGCCGTGATGGAATTTTCAGACGCGAGCAGCATCCCGTATTTCCTCCGCCCCGTGCTGGACGGTCTGCTCGCGCTCAACATCGATCTCGCGCTGGATGCGGTCGCCATCCGCTTTGGGTTTTGGGATTGGGGTCAGGGCTTGGACTTTCAATATTTCGGCGTGCCATTTGCGAATTTCTGGGCGTGGTTCTGGGTGGTATTCTCGTTCTCGCTGGGCTACCGCTTGCTGGCGCGCAACCCGGGTTGGACCGGAAAATGGTTGTCCGCGCCGCTGGCGTTTCTGACAGGTCTGTTCGGAGTATTGGGGACGAACGCATTGATCGTATTCGTCGTGCCGGCTGGAATCCGCAATGAAGTGATCGGTGTGACGCTTACGCTCGCCCTCGTTCTCAGCCTGCTCCTGCGACCCAAGTTTTATCTTCGCCCTGTCGCTCCGCTGGCATTTTGGATCCCATTCATAACTCATGCCTACATTTTAGTTGCCGGAGTCATTTCAGGGTTGATCTTCCAGCCCATCTTCCTGCTCATCGTCGGCTCGGTCATGCTGGCAGTGTCCCTCGCCCTGCACTGGAAATCCGCCCGGCAGGTATTTCCCTTCGGCGAATAG
- a CDS encoding HD domain-containing phosphohydrolase, with translation MVERRSEEEVLNNFRIIEQEFSRVKDALTGMRDVQASSLSLDISQTLKKLARTRDDVSSHFRSRREQVQALAGVGSFINSSMGLENVLVEVMDALIVLMKAERGFLMLKNRDGRLNVRIARDAAHRNLTEDDFGISMSVVGRVLEQDEAVLTFNAQKDPRFGTQTSITAHHLLSILCAPLKLKDELIGVIYVDNRAQAGIFKDDDLELIASFSNQAAVAIDNARLIDELQSKNQELETAYQATLEGWVRALDMRDKETEGHTVRVTNLTEKLAKKMGIGSGELVHIRRGALLHDIGKMAIPDGILLKPGALDAEERALIEKHPVYAYEMLSPIKFLNPALDIPYCHHEKWDGSGYPRGLKGGGIPLAARIFSVVDVWDALVSNRPYRKALPPEDVKRRIRDDAGAHFDPHVVDAFLSLDEHPIQ, from the coding sequence ATGGTCGAGCGTCGTTCGGAAGAGGAAGTTCTCAATAATTTCAGGATCATCGAACAGGAGTTTTCGCGGGTGAAGGATGCGCTGACCGGCATGCGCGATGTGCAAGCCTCCTCGCTTAGCCTGGATATTTCTCAGACCTTAAAGAAGCTTGCCCGGACTCGGGACGACGTCAGCAGTCACTTCCGCTCGCGCCGCGAGCAGGTGCAGGCTCTGGCGGGTGTGGGCAGTTTCATCAATTCTTCGATGGGCTTGGAGAATGTGCTGGTCGAAGTGATGGATGCGCTGATCGTGTTGATGAAGGCGGAACGCGGCTTCCTGATGCTGAAGAACAGGGACGGCAGGTTGAATGTGCGCATCGCGCGTGATGCCGCGCACCGCAACCTTACGGAGGACGATTTTGGTATTAGCATGAGCGTGGTCGGGCGTGTGCTCGAGCAGGATGAGGCGGTCCTGACCTTCAACGCACAGAAGGATCCGCGCTTTGGGACGCAGACCAGCATCACGGCGCACCACCTGCTTTCCATCCTGTGCGCGCCGCTTAAATTAAAGGACGAATTGATCGGGGTGATCTACGTGGACAACCGCGCCCAGGCGGGCATCTTCAAGGACGATGACCTGGAATTGATCGCGTCCTTTTCAAATCAGGCGGCGGTCGCCATCGACAACGCGCGGCTCATCGACGAACTGCAAAGCAAGAATCAGGAATTGGAGACGGCGTATCAAGCCACGTTGGAGGGTTGGGTGCGCGCGCTGGATATGCGCGACAAGGAAACGGAGGGACATACCGTCCGCGTAACAAATCTCACAGAAAAACTTGCCAAAAAAATGGGAATCGGAAGCGGGGAACTGGTCCACATCCGGCGCGGCGCGCTCCTGCACGACATCGGCAAAATGGCGATCCCCGACGGTATCCTGCTCAAGCCCGGCGCATTGGATGCCGAGGAGCGCGCGCTGATCGAAAAACACCCCGTGTATGCCTACGAGATGCTCAGCCCGATCAAGTTTCTCAACCCCGCGCTGGATATTCCATACTGCCACCACGAAAAATGGGATGGGAGCGGCTATCCGCGCGGTTTGAAAGGCGGAGGGATTCCCCTCGCCGCCCGCATCTTCTCCGTCGTGGACGTCTGGGATGCGTTGGTCTCGAACCGACCCTACCGGAAAGCGCTTCCGCCCGAGGATGTGAAGCGCAGAATCCGCGACGATGCCGGCGCGCACTTCGACCCACATGTGGTGGACGCCTTTCTTTCACTGGATGAGCACCCGATCCAATAG
- the dcd gene encoding dCTP deaminase — translation MMRVRKTKLKEKNMGLKPDHWIRKMALEKKMIEPFADKQVRNGVISYGVSSYGYDVRVANEFKIFTNVFSATVDPKHFDTNSMVDFTGDVCVVPPNSFALARTVEYFRIPRNVLTVCLGKSTYARCGIIVNVTPFEPEWEGFVTLEISNTTPLPAKIYANEGLAQVLFFEADEECEISYADKKGKYQKQQSIVLPKL, via the coding sequence ATGATGCGAGTTCGCAAGACCAAACTCAAGGAGAAGAACATGGGATTGAAGCCAGATCACTGGATCCGTAAAATGGCGCTCGAGAAGAAAATGATCGAGCCGTTCGCAGACAAACAGGTTCGGAACGGGGTGATCTCCTACGGCGTTTCGTCGTACGGATATGATGTGCGCGTAGCCAATGAATTCAAGATCTTTACGAACGTGTTTTCAGCAACGGTAGACCCAAAGCATTTCGATACCAATTCGATGGTGGATTTTACCGGGGATGTGTGCGTGGTGCCGCCCAATTCGTTCGCGCTGGCGCGGACGGTGGAGTATTTCCGCATTCCGCGCAATGTGCTGACGGTCTGTCTGGGCAAATCCACGTATGCGCGCTGCGGGATCATTGTCAATGTCACGCCGTTCGAGCCGGAGTGGGAGGGCTTTGTGACGCTGGAGATCTCCAATACGACTCCGCTGCCCGCGAAGATCTATGCCAACGAAGGGCTGGCTCAGGTGTTATTCTTTGAAGCGGATGAGGAGTGCGAGATCTCCTACGCGGATAAAAAAGGGAAGTATCAGAAGCAGCAATCCATTGTCCTGCCGAAGTTGTAG
- a CDS encoding DUF1684 domain-containing protein: MTQNEYHQAIAAWRRERDETIRQKNGWLSLAGLYWLKLGRNQIGSDPACEIQLPERAPASVGYFDYNGRSVSLRVDPGKKVKVNDKPTDFAILQPDITENPSYVHLQEIQLVVIQRGNRMGVRMWDNQREARRSFPARTWYPVNEAFRLPATFTPYDRPKTAFFPDLTGEKAEFPVEGFISFSFDGKSHQLDINREDDGTLFVRFRDATSEDETYPTGRYLIADVEPDGNIILDFNKAYNPPCAFTDFATCVFAPEQNHLDFRVTAGETYPNREH, encoded by the coding sequence ATGACGCAAAACGAATATCATCAAGCCATTGCAGCATGGCGCAGGGAACGTGACGAAACCATCCGGCAAAAGAACGGCTGGCTTTCGCTCGCAGGTCTGTACTGGCTGAAGCTCGGCAGAAACCAGATCGGCTCCGACCCCGCCTGCGAGATCCAACTTCCCGAACGCGCCCCCGCCAGCGTGGGATATTTCGATTACAACGGACGCTCCGTATCCCTGCGTGTTGACCCCGGCAAAAAGGTCAAGGTCAACGACAAACCCACCGACTTCGCCATCCTGCAGCCCGATATCACCGAAAACCCAAGCTACGTACACTTGCAGGAAATCCAACTCGTCGTCATCCAGCGCGGCAACAGGATGGGCGTCCGCATGTGGGACAACCAGCGCGAAGCGCGGCGCTCCTTCCCCGCCCGCACCTGGTACCCGGTCAACGAGGCGTTCCGACTCCCAGCAACCTTCACCCCCTACGACCGCCCCAAGACCGCCTTTTTCCCAGACCTGACCGGCGAAAAAGCCGAGTTTCCGGTCGAGGGGTTCATCTCATTCAGCTTTGACGGGAAAAGCCATCAACTGGATATCAACCGCGAAGACGATGGCACGCTTTTCGTCCGCTTTCGGGACGCCACCAGCGAGGACGAGACCTATCCCACCGGGCGTTACCTCATCGCGGACGTCGAACCGGATGGAAACATCATCCTGGATTTCAACAAAGCCTACAATCCGCCCTGCGCCTTCACCGACTTTGCCACCTGTGTCTTCGCGCCCGAGCAAAACCATCTGGATTTCAGGGTAACCGCCGGGGAAACCTACCCCAACCGGGAGCATTAA
- a CDS encoding energy-coupling factor transporter transmembrane component T: MLVTWKYRPRNTFIQRLDPRTRLIFMLCIIFALTIPEIWDFRIILPLFLVSLTLYLLARIEWKDVRRAWIYIFVLVFVIIGLNGLLSGRGGPSSVTSIDSPVLFEVPIKIPFTDIGWDVPITVSKTWFALNQITRMLTMAILAIPIPYTMNPNIYGTAFSRMGASDKVSFTMDLAFRFLPTFARDFTITMDAQRARGYEMDKLKGGVAAKLRRLAPLIIPVVMQSTVTGEEVIDAMDLRAFGASSKRTWLKELHYAWRDYLILGLGVAIFIACCVLKWGFGIGGFFVPDFFTNLLVG, encoded by the coding sequence ATGCTGGTCACCTGGAAGTATCGTCCGCGCAACACCTTCATCCAACGCCTGGATCCTCGCACCAGACTCATCTTCATGCTTTGCATTATCTTTGCATTGACCATCCCTGAGATCTGGGATTTCCGCATCATCCTTCCGCTGTTCCTTGTTTCACTGACCCTGTATCTGCTTGCCCGCATCGAATGGAAGGATGTGAGACGCGCCTGGATCTATATTTTCGTCCTGGTGTTCGTCATCATTGGATTGAACGGTTTGTTGTCGGGGCGCGGCGGTCCTTCCTCGGTGACCAGCATTGATTCCCCGGTATTGTTCGAGGTTCCCATCAAGATCCCCTTCACCGATATCGGCTGGGACGTGCCCATTACCGTCTCGAAAACATGGTTCGCCCTGAACCAGATCACACGCATGTTGACGATGGCGATCCTTGCCATCCCCATCCCGTATACGATGAACCCGAACATTTACGGAACGGCGTTCAGCCGCATGGGAGCCTCAGACAAGGTTTCATTCACGATGGATCTGGCGTTCCGCTTCCTGCCGACCTTCGCGCGCGATTTCACCATCACCATGGATGCCCAGCGCGCGCGAGGGTATGAGATGGATAAGTTGAAAGGCGGCGTTGCTGCAAAGCTCCGGCGGCTTGCGCCATTGATCATACCTGTTGTGATGCAGTCCACGGTGACCGGCGAAGAGGTGATCGATGCGATGGACCTGCGCGCATTCGGCGCCTCCTCGAAGCGGACGTGGCTGAAGGAATTGCATTACGCCTGGCGCGATTATCTGATCCTTGGGCTGGGCGTGGCGATCTTCATCGCTTGTTGTGTGTTGAAATGGGGGTTCGGCATTGGCGGTTTTTTTGTGCCGGATTTCTTCACCAATCTCCTGGTTGGGTAA
- a CDS encoding ECF transporter S component — protein MNDKSTWEFGTRQVVYGAIGAALYGVFSWATNIFPLPAAGNVTFRPAVAVLIFFAAAYGPWVGLLAGFIGNTLGDMLSGWGFYWNWSAGNGLMGLVAGLVSAAIKDFRAQGDIIKAVGWGIAGIVVGMLFASLTEMWVTGIDINTALVGYFTPAFLGNTVVTVILVPILMIAFAAVASRRGR, from the coding sequence ATGAACGACAAAAGCACATGGGAGTTCGGAACACGCCAGGTGGTGTACGGCGCGATCGGCGCCGCGCTATATGGTGTATTTTCCTGGGCAACCAACATTTTCCCTCTGCCCGCCGCAGGCAACGTGACCTTCCGCCCCGCAGTGGCTGTACTGATCTTTTTCGCCGCAGCGTATGGTCCGTGGGTTGGTCTGCTGGCTGGCTTCATCGGCAACACGCTTGGCGACATGCTCAGCGGCTGGGGTTTCTACTGGAACTGGAGCGCTGGGAACGGCTTGATGGGCTTGGTTGCGGGGCTGGTATCCGCCGCCATCAAAGATTTCCGCGCGCAGGGTGATATCATCAAGGCGGTCGGCTGGGGCATTGCTGGCATCGTGGTTGGGATGCTATTTGCCTCGCTCACTGAGATGTGGGTGACTGGCATCGACATCAATACCGCCCTTGTCGGTTACTTTACGCCTGCCTTCCTTGGCAACACGGTTGTGACCGTGATCCTTGTGCCGATCCTGATGATCGCGTTCGCCGCGGTCGCATCCCGAAGAGGTCGTTAG
- a CDS encoding ABC transporter ATP-binding protein: MSTPPLVVENLTFKYRTRPELAIEDIFFELKQGELLLIAGSSGCGKTTLARCINGLIPRSYRGERKGRVLLGGREVADMQIAEMAQVVGTLLQDPERQIVASNVFNEIAFGPENLGLPREEIVERVEKVMKRLNLEYLRERETFNLSGGEKQKVALAGVLTMNPSILLLDEPLASLDPASAHEALQVFRSLADEGKTVILVEHRVEDAIEAKPDRLLYMEAGKIKYLGPIDDLPTEIDHRQVKLPAEWVVKRVKSLDTPVEVVPVHKVEERGKPMVVFENVDFRYNDESPLILQNVNLTIHDGDLIALLGPNGAGKSTLVKHAIGLLKPTSGRVLIEGEDTRNMSIAQIAHTLGYVFQSPTHMLYAPTVREELEFGPRNLDFEPDVMEKSVRESLSTVNLKGFEEYPPLGLSFGQQKRTTIAAVLAMRSRIMIMDEPTAGQDFANYTRFMEALCGASGEARSLLSANFASTLFITHDLDLAVTYANRVLLFGDKHVVADGKPEDVLKDADMLLKYRVRPTSLLRLNLSLLPKTGQFLPAESLAEFA, translated from the coding sequence ATGTCAACGCCACCCCTCGTCGTCGAAAACCTAACTTTCAAGTACCGCACACGTCCTGAACTTGCCATCGAAGACATTTTCTTCGAACTCAAGCAGGGCGAATTGCTATTAATCGCCGGTTCCAGCGGATGCGGCAAGACCACGCTGGCGCGTTGCATCAACGGTTTGATCCCGCGCAGTTACCGCGGTGAACGCAAGGGCAGGGTTCTGCTTGGCGGCAGGGAAGTGGCTGATATGCAGATCGCTGAAATGGCGCAGGTGGTGGGGACGTTGCTGCAAGACCCCGAGCGCCAGATCGTTGCGAGTAATGTCTTCAACGAGATCGCATTTGGTCCGGAAAACCTCGGACTGCCGCGTGAAGAGATCGTCGAGCGGGTTGAAAAAGTGATGAAGCGCTTGAACCTTGAGTATCTGCGCGAGCGCGAGACCTTCAATCTGTCCGGCGGCGAAAAGCAGAAGGTGGCTTTGGCAGGGGTGCTGACAATGAACCCGTCCATTTTGCTGTTGGACGAACCGCTCGCTTCGCTCGACCCGGCATCTGCTCATGAAGCCCTGCAGGTGTTCCGCAGCCTTGCAGACGAGGGCAAAACGGTCATTCTGGTGGAGCACCGCGTGGAAGATGCGATTGAAGCGAAGCCGGACCGCTTGCTTTATATGGAGGCTGGGAAGATCAAATATCTCGGTCCCATCGACGACCTCCCGACGGAGATCGACCACAGACAGGTGAAGCTGCCTGCCGAGTGGGTCGTGAAGCGGGTCAAGTCGTTGGATACGCCTGTGGAGGTAGTGCCGGTTCACAAGGTCGAAGAGCGGGGCAAGCCTATGGTCGTCTTCGAAAATGTGGATTTTCGCTACAACGACGAATCGCCGCTCATCCTTCAAAATGTGAACCTGACCATCCATGACGGCGACCTGATTGCTTTGCTGGGTCCGAATGGCGCGGGCAAATCCACGCTGGTCAAACATGCCATTGGTCTGCTTAAACCGACGAGTGGGCGCGTGCTGATCGAAGGCGAAGATACGCGCAATATGAGCATTGCCCAGATCGCGCACACGCTTGGATATGTGTTCCAAAGCCCCACGCACATGCTCTATGCGCCGACGGTGCGCGAGGAGCTTGAGTTCGGTCCGCGGAATTTGGATTTCGAGCCGGATGTCATGGAGAAATCGGTCCGCGAAAGCCTGTCAACGGTCAACCTGAAAGGCTTTGAAGAATATCCACCGCTTGGGCTTTCCTTCGGACAGCAAAAGCGCACGACCATCGCGGCGGTGCTTGCCATGCGCTCGCGCATCATGATCATGGATGAGCCGACCGCCGGGCAGGATTTTGCCAATTACACGCGCTTCATGGAGGCGTTGTGCGGAGCATCCGGCGAAGCCCGCTCCCTCCTCTCCGCAAATTTCGCCTCCACGTTGTTCATCACGCACGACCTCGACCTTGCGGTCACATACGCCAACCGCGTACTGCTCTTTGGCGACAAGCACGTGGTTGCGGATGGAAAACCGGAGGACGTTTTGAAGGACGCCGATATGTTGTTGAAATATCGCGTGCGCCCCACTTCGCTTCTGCGCCTTAACCTGAGCCTGCTTCCGAAGACCGGTCAGTTTCTCCCCGCCGAATCGCTTGCGGAGTTTGCCTAA